Genomic DNA from Salvia miltiorrhiza cultivar Shanhuang (shh) chromosome 1, IMPLAD_Smil_shh, whole genome shotgun sequence:
TTTAATTTCTATCTGCCTTGACTCCTATTTAGTGTACATGCCATGTTTCAACCGTCTTCCATGCAGACTATTTATTAGTACTcctgaattattttgaaattataattttaatgtaAGTTTTGAAATATAGCGAATTAAATTATGatcacattttcaatttttgtaatttcatcCCCTCAACTTTTTTCGATCATCAGAGTGTTGTCAAGGACATACAATTTGATATGTTTTTTGTTGTGGCATTCTCCTTGACAGTTTTGACATGTCATTCTAATTAGGTCTATTCGGAAAACTTGGTTCGGCCCTCACTTGAAAAAAATTGGGAGAACGGAattgtaaaatttaaaaaagttGCGATTTAACCATACTTCAAAAATCACGCCAAAATTACTATTTTGAAGTAGTTCATGATTTTGTCAAACCCGCTTAATATAATTGATATATAGTACTTGTTATTGAGATATTATGAATAATAACTTGGGACAATTGTAAACTAAATCATACTAGTAATTCATACTCATTTTTGTAATTCGGATCTTAATTTtgaatctttttaatttttataattgaagcttcctcaattttttggacGACCGACCAGAAAGATGATATGAAGGCCACCTTGGAATAAAACGACATCAtccttaattattaattactttGCAATTACACCTACAAATTTTCTccaacatattatatatatattccccATAATTTGCCAAATAAAATTTGTTTATTCTGTGTACATTCAGGATTATTTTGtggagagagcgagagagagagacgttttttatttctttttattttaaagtatttGGAGTATTCAATTAATTCGCCTACGGTTGTTGAATAAAGGTGAAATTATTGGTGCTAAAtctgactatatatatatatatatatataagctttcaatatttttcttgAATTAAGAGTTAGGGTAGAAAAGTAATGCTTTCTATGATTGAATGGTCAGAAATGAACCAGTTGTAGTATCAGGTAAACTTGAATTCAGTTCACCAATTTATGATGAGTTGAATATTGGAAAGATATAAAAAATTGCTTTTCTCAATTATGAGTTAATTACCAAggatagaaaatatttttaatgtgAAATAACAACATTCTAACTAAAAGGTCTGAGTGTTCCAGTGCTACGAATTGACACTTGTTTCATTAATTCTGTAACACATGCAAGTCGTTAAAATGAGAAGttgataaattaattagattctTGAATTATTTTGGAATGAAGCACGTATAATTGTGGATTAGGTAGCTAGCAAATATAATCTATTGAAATTAATAGCAAAATTAAGTTTAATAGATTAAATGTTTGATATTGGCATcagattgttttttttttttttatataaatttagggTTTAAGGTAAATTTATATATGCTAAATAATTTTATGGCCTATAAGTCAAAATTCGTTGCATAGCATTCGTATATCTGATTTCCGACCAATATTAGGtggtatatttataattttattattatattatggaGTTATGACcaacaaatacacgaactttagaaAAAGTTCACCTGATACTGGTCTAACTTCTGATGATGAAGAGTATTTGGAAGCTCGGAGGTCTAATAAGACAAAAATTAATATGTTTAATTTGTTTGATTTATACAGAGCAAACAAATTTTTATCCATGAATATCAAACCGAACatcaaaaatattcaatataagtattcaaaatttttgtatttaaaatgtaaatttattttaattctcgAAAATAAAATACACATGAAAATCAACTTACACTATCTATTATACCTAAGTTTATCGGTCCATTAATTTGATAAAGTGGATTTGTAGTACGATTGTAAGATGACATTTCGATGTCTATTTAATGAGATGTTTGCAAAATAATAAAGTCCAGCAATATAGTCCAAGCCCAATAGACTTGAAAAGTCCTTATTGCCCTTGCATCAGCTGAAATTTCACTTAAGCATACTACCTATTTTTGTTGCAAATAGAAACCTTATTTATTTTTGCTTTGAAAAATGTAACCTTATTTATTTCATAGCCTTTGTCTAAACTTCGccgatttatttatttctaaggCAAAACATAATTCTCCTTTTGTTAGCTCAAATATTCATcacaaataaatcaaatattatgCGTACATAGACGAATATTCAAAATCCAACTTatattagatattttttttagaaacttTAAATATCACATAAAATGTTAAACTTATATAGAAGTTTTTTTTAGAACATGTGGGCCACCACCTTTATTCCGCTAATTCAACTCTTCTTAATACATATGTCCAAGAAAAATAGACtaagggctcgtttggttttcagtaaagaATTATGTAGAATAATTTGTAACAaggatatttagcgtggataatgacagattattaatactgagttggtgattgctatcatggctaaatacagaacatcctggtttaagttaatcatAGGGGAAGGTGATATTATTAATCataagaaatctggattaataatactgggttGTGGGATTAAACTGGGTCATCcatattattactaaataatactccctccgtccaccaattcaaggcctacttgcctttttggtccgtccacaaaaataaggcctacctatttttggtaagtttttattcattatttaatcaaaaaagtcaaagtctttacaaaaaagtgggactatttctccactcaactaataaaaatacactttttcttaaaacccgtattTTTTCATATAgacctttaattggtggacggagggagtaccaaacactagactgattTGTattaaattagctaatacaatgtattagccaatatcaaataCGCCGTAAGATTAATGGCACCGAAGGAGTATATTTCTTCTAAAGCTTATTATTTGTCCATTAAATATTTCTTCTAAAGCTTATTATTTGTCCATTTAATGGAGGTGTATCATATATAGAAAATGAGACAATTCACCTCTGTTGACATTATAGAATTGGAATCCACTTTCAAGGTAATAACCATTCTCGAAAGAAAAGGTAAAATTTAGCTTCATATTTTATACTAATATTATTGGATTATTATTACAAAGTTCGAAAAGGAAATccattttaaaagaaaatataaaattaagtaATAGCAACTGTTTTAGTGCACGAGAAGACCGCATAGCGCAGTGGATTAGCGCGTTTGACTTCGGATCAAAAGGTCGTGGGTTCGACTCCCACTGTGGTCGAATTTCTTTATTCgtaaaaatagattttttttttccaaaattgttTGTTGATTGTTCGAAAGTTGTTCAAATAAGTCCATACATTTATCTtataagaattatttttaaattttaaatcataATCGAATTTCTTTAATCAGAAATTATTGTatgagagttgttcaaaattcaaatgagtctaaattttaaataaaaaactaGTAATTGTGTTGAGTTGTTTAAATGCGcccttgaattttttttataaaataaaaattattttcacaAATACGTCTGTTTGTATAATAATCACTCTCTATTtgtatgataattaattttattaaggtCGTGACcgattagaaaaaaaaattgttgtacAAGTGCTACATGTTCTTGAAAAATGAGATGTAAGATggaataaatgaataatgatgGGGGATTTTCTATTTATcccactttttttaaaaaaatcaggTAATTCAATTTGgtttgatttattttcaaaaattgcaaTTTGGTTTAATTTATTTcgattttaacaaaaaaaaaatcgaataaaaAACCCAAAGCTCATCCACCATTTTTTTCCACTTGCTCGACCATTTTAACCACACACAGAAACTGCTAACACTGATGTTGTACTTTATGAACAACTGATTGTACATTATTTCGTTATTTTCTTCCTACTTCGAAATTCATATTGTTCcatttacacacacacacacacacacacacagtcgAAGCCCACTGAAATTCGAAATCAATGTTATCGCTGAGAATTCCTCCGCCGCTGCCGCTCCCAATCTCCTCCTCCTTCAAATCCAAACTTCTCCGTCCAATTCCGCCCCTTCAAACTCCTAATCTCCCCTCGCTCTCGATTTCCCCCAAAAAATCGCGTCCAAATAAATCCCTAATTCACGCGCAAAACGGCGACAAGGAGCTGCCGAAAGAGAACGGCGGCGAGGAAAAGGTGAACGATGAGCGGCCGAGATTGAATCTGAAGTGGGCGGACCTCCTGCTCGACCGGGATCCGGATAACATCGTGGCCGTGGGATTGACGGGGCTGCTGACGTGGGCGAGCGTGCAGGTCCTGTGGCAGCTGTTTGTGATATCGGCGGCGATCGTGCTCGCCGCCCTCAAATACACCATCGTTGCTGCTCTTCTCGTTTTTATTCTCATCACTCTTCTCTGATTTTTTCATCtgataattttgatttttaagttTGTGTATAGATTTTTTTAGATGAGCTGATGAGGTGTTAGTTATTCGATTTCAAGTTTTCTTCAAAGCGACTGAAATTTCTTGAAGTAATTTGGAACTCTTGAATGACGTTGTGAATTTGTTTACTTTATTAAATGATCAGTTgtttaattttagttatttttcgtgtaattttcaaaaatttgtgGCTATCCAATTGTTAAAATAAAACTCTACAATCCCTCCATGCAAATAAGTCTATTGTTATAAACTATACAATATATCAATTAAGTGgatgaatttatttgttatatatagaaaatcaaacaatttcttcaatttacaAATAGTAATGAGTATGATACTATGTTATCATTAATCTACCAAGATTATAGTCCTTTTTTCTTTCAAGTAACCCTCTTTTGTATATTCCCTCCGTTtgcgatatcgtttccatatTGTAGACGGCCAACATATTATGGAACGCTGATTTTAAGAAAAGTGATGAATAATAGTGAATATTGTAATGAATGGTGTTTGAATCctactattgttgtgagtggaggtTTATGAACATTGAACCCTATTTTTATAGATAGAAGTGGAAATGATATCGCAGATGAACCAAAATGGCAAATGTGAAAATGATATCGCAGACGAAAGGAGTACTAGATTTTATGAAAACAATCAGCAATACAACACTACAAACTACCCACGCTTTTTGTAACGCATCAACAAAATTTCAACTACTAAGAGCTTCAACTTTGGATCTTCAACCATTGAAACTTCAAATATATTCTAAATATCAAATTCGTAGAAGTCAGCAAGCATACTTTGGTTACTACCACTATCAAAATCTgtgaaataaatacaaaaattggCATAAGATCTCCCCATTCAATGAAGACTAGCTATAACTTGGTCATATTTTTCCTTCTTCTCGACATTATCTGTAGGCAATGAGTTTTCAGTGCATGTTTCTTTGTAGACAACAGCTCACGTCGATCGCGACCAAATGCCCCTCTCTAATCTGCGAATCTGATCTTCTTTGGAGTAGGCTGCACACAGCCCACCTGCAAATGACATGATAGAATCATCAGTGAAACCAAAATTGATCGTTTACATCTGTCGTGCACCACACGGAAACTATCTACCATCAATCTGATATCAGCAAAGTTTAATGAAGCGACATAGTGTCTTACAATTTCTGGGCACTCATAGTAGATGCCAGCTGCCTCAATTCGCTTTCGTCTCTTTTGGTCCCTTTTCAGTACACCAGCAACTAATTTCTGCTGCTGTTCTAGGGTCCGTTCCTGTAAATTATATTTGATTGAGAAGACTATTTAAGTAAGAGGGCAAGAGAaatcaaaatacaaaatttgaGAATTCTGTCTTGTTCACCTTGTCATGGTGCTTCCTCTCAATTTGAACCCAATTCAATGGCTTGTAAGAACGGCCCACACCTTTCCATCTAAAAATTATCAATATTTGATCAGAACTCCACACTTAGAGAACTCTAGGGGCAACGTTGAAATCCTCCAATTTCCGAACATTCATTTTCAAAAACAGCATATAGGATAATTTTTCAATTTAGATTTGATGGATTTCACTCTAAGAAGCTGGATTGTTGATAGGTTAAGGATGTACTCACAATCTTGGATGGACTTTCTCAGGAGGAACAAGGCTAACTTGCAGTAGGTGCTCGTACATTAGATAATTATGCATGCATTCTTCAACAACTTTCGCGACCTGCATCAGTCAGAAAAAACTCATTTGTGAGAAAAGGGGAACAGTGGAGAGCATGAaaggaaaatattatattttcttaaatagAACTGTACAACCTCAGGAGACACAAATTCAATGAATCCAAAATGCTTCGATTTCCCTGTCtgttcaaaagaaaaaagaaacaagatTCATTAATGGAGGACTGTCATATTGCAATTTGCACAGTACAATATTAGTATATTACCCTCTTTGAAACTTTAAAATGCACATAATCAAGTTACCAAGTGCATCTTTACTTTAAGTGAGGAATAAAAAATGTTTGATCTCACATAGACACTAATTCAATCATTTTAGTAGAGGCTATATGTTAACAAACTGAAAACTACACAAACCAGTCATTCCGATTCCAAGAACAGCGAAAGGAAACACCAAACTACTTTCAGAATATAGTTCTGAAATTTAGAGCCAGACAACTTAAGTCTATCCAGTATCCAAAGATGTGAAGTTAAAAGAAATTGATCACTAATCTAAAGTTGTTCATGTTCCTGTGATGCAAAACTGAGCTTGCAGCCATAATACTAAACCAACAACTACCCAAAGCAATGATGCACCAAAATCAGCACAATGTCTAAATTCACATCTATTATCGGGATAATGCTAGGAGTAACCAGATTTGACATATGTGAAGTGCTCCATGTTTAAAAAACCCAAAATTGATGAGGGAGAAGATGTCTCATCGGTGAAGTGCTATGTGAGATCAAACCAAGCAAAATTAGTAATACACCCGTATCTATGTGCTAATGTGCAAAGATCTAAGATCTAAAGTGCTATGTCTATCTCATG
This window encodes:
- the LOC131006233 gene encoding uncharacterized protein LOC131006233; the encoded protein is MLSLRIPPPLPLPISSSFKSKLLRPIPPLQTPNLPSLSISPKKSRPNKSLIHAQNGDKELPKENGGEEKVNDERPRLNLKWADLLLDRDPDNIVAVGLTGLLTWASVQVLWQLFVISAAIVLAALKYTIVAALLVFILITLL
- the LOC131006234 gene encoding uncharacterized RNA-binding protein C1827.05c isoform X2; translated protein: MGLKAKKKSASKSSKKAAAQFSSASKAEGADFLPLAGGPARGIPKTESSENKSTVLYIGRIPHGFYETEMEAFFKQFGAVKRLRIARNKKTGKSKHFGFIEFVSPEVAKVVEECMHNYLMYEHLLQVSLVPPEKVHPRLWKGVGRSYKPLNWVQIERKHHDKERTLEQQQKLVAGVLKRDQKRRKRIEAAGIYYECPEIVGCVQPTPKKIRFAD
- the LOC131006234 gene encoding uncharacterized RNA-binding protein C1827.05c isoform X1: MGLKAKKKSASKSSKKAAAQFSSASKAEGADFLPLAGGPARGIPKTESSENKSTVLYIGRIPHGFYETEMEAFFKQFGAVKRLRIARNKKTGKSKHFGFIEFVSPEVAKVVEECMHNYLMYEHLLQVSLVPPEKVHPRLWKGVGRSYKPLNWVQIERKHHDKERTLEQQQKLVAGVLKRDQKRRKRIEAAGIYYECPEIVRHYVASLNFADIRLMVDSFRVVHDRCKRSILVSLMILSCHLQVGCVQPTPKKIRFAD